AATATATATGCATTATAATATGTTCGTCTAgtacttaaagaggcactcccatttggtaacatttttaaaacacattttttttaatgccaacggtcgatatttgacgtggcgactgcgcgcggatcgtgAGATATCgtaaaaaacatgtcatttcccgagcatatttttcacatcccgaggttttacgatcgtttctgattatgacgcaaaaccccccgaaggtttgttgttttgctgattgacgatattctagggagtccataagttcgaacgacgcaattttacctcccaatGCGAAggctttatatacagcattagtAATGGTAGATTGGCATCCGCCGCTGTGGTAGCGCACCACTCCTGAAGCTGTGGTGGCAAAATGATGAGCGTTGTCTATCCCAGCTCTGCTTAGCAGGTCACGAAGATGGACAGTCAGGGCGTGTCGTGTGAGCCACGCTCCATTGTTAAATTGGAATACTGGCATCTCCGCTACCGCGGCATGGAAACGTCTATATTTAGTATAAGCCCGCAGTGCACAAATTCCTGTGTTCGTGGGTGCAATCCTGATGTGCTGTCCCCGTCGATATGGGTCGGTCTTCGATGCCTTAAGTGAAATTTCTAGGTCTTCAGATATTGTCACATTGCGAGCCAGAAGTGTGCATGTTTTGTCGAAGTCATGGCTCCCTGGTGCTGTGAATTCACTGACACGGAGAAAGCCGAAGAAAGCCATGGTGAAGGCAGACCATAGCATTAGCTTGTCATGGTTACATAGAGACGCGTGCGCCCGAAAGCCTTCTTTTAGTCTCACAAGTATGTCGATGGTCATGGGCAGTCTGGTGCGTTTTTGGTCTCCTAAGCTCTGGTGTATGCCTTGCATTGTACGTTGTAACCGTATGTGATTGCTGATGTCGTCTTTGAAGCCCATTTTGGTGTGCAGGTGAATTATGACTGCGAGGTAGACCCTGATTGTGGTAAACTTGAGTTTGACTGACCAACCTGGTATGTTTTCCTTGTGGAGCCTGCAATGCTGTTATGTATAAAGGCCTTGACATGTGACTCTAGTTTGAGGACAGCAGAATTTCCGGTTAGAGGTGACTTGGAACGCTGAATGGGTCTTGGTCTGCCATTGGTGCGAGCTGCCTGAATTTCCTCATCTGCAAACGAGAAAGTGAATCAGCTATTGTGTTATCTGTGCCTCTTATGTGAGCAAGCATGATATGAAAGTTCCCTTTGGCGGCTGCGAAGAAGATAGCTCTGATCAAAAACGCATTATTCGTGGGCAGCGCGATGAGCCTTCTTTCCAGATGCTGACCACTGATGTATTATCGCAATGGAAGTGAATTCTCCGACCATGCCACAATTGGCCCCAAATTGAACAGGCCAGCATGATTGGGTACATCTCTTGCCATTCAATTGAAGCACTGAAGTCGTCAGGCCAGGTGAGATGGAACCAATGACCTTTGTAGTATGCACCACAGCCGATTGACCCAGCGGCATCTGTGAACAGTTCGAGGTCTGAGGATGCAGACCACTCTGTATCAAGGAAGGATGCTGAGCCATTCCAAGTGGGAAGAATATCGAGCCACTATTGGACATCGAGGCGGAAGTCATCTGACAGGGTGATGATGTCATTGGTGCATTTGACGGTCGTGCTGAGATCCATCATACGGCGTATGAAGATTCTGCCAGCTGGAATACATTTGCATGCAAAGGAGAGAGTTCCTATTAAAGATAGAAGTTGGCGTTTCGTGCAGCTTTGTTGCTGTATCCATGTTGGCAAGGCTTGAATCAGATCGGTGAGCTTGTTATTAGGAAGTCGCATGACCATTTTGATTGTGTCGAGTTCGATGCCCAGGAAAATGATGATCGGTGATGGGCCTTCGATCTTCTCCGGGGCGGTTGGGACGCCAAGGTCGTGACAGACTGATACCATTGTGTTTAAGAGTTGCTGGCATTTATCGGGGCGTGGAGGTCCTGCGCCGAAGTAGTCATCAAGATAGTGTAGTAGATCTTCAGTATCAGCTCTCCGGCTGATGATCCAGTGGATGGCATCTGCTATGTGATCGAACAGGAAAGGTGCCGATCTTAGACCGAATGGCAGAACTCGGTCAAAGAAGTAGTGATCCAACCATTTGAAGCCAAGCAGGTGCCAGTCTTCTTTTCGGACAGGACAGAGGCGGAAGGCATACCTGATGTCGACCTTTGTCATTAAAGTTCCTTTGCCGTACttctgtattattgcaacagCATTGTCGACCCTGCCGTAGGAGAGCGTATAGTCTTCTTTACAGATGTGGGTGTTGACACTGTCTGTGTTAGGTCGGGATAAGTCCATAATAATACGATGTCCCCCAGACTTTTTTATGTCGAAGGCCGAGGGAGTTGATGACAAAGTCTGGaagtagggggggggggcggtgaaAGGTCCGACTGTGTGGCCAAGCGAGACTTCTTTTAGGATTACTTTGATGACGATGTCTGGGTTGCTGAGTGCCGACCGTACATTTGGTGTGAAACGGGAGTGATGGTGACCTTTGAATCCCAGGTTTGCGCCATGGCTGATACTTTGCAAGACAGATGAAACAATTCCTTGTCGGGGTGGTGGTGTAGTTCTGCTGCAAATGTATGGAGCTGCAGTGGGGTTGTGGTTGGAGTGACACGGTCAGCCCTggccacaggcgacccaataggttctgagtttttcacactgttttctctatcattttctcttctttcttcatgctctaaatgatcggaataaataaaataaatggtttatataacctaacctagcctctgtgactctttatttattttacactccattacaaggacgtatatctctcatacacacatgctgtaattaattagtcaacacaactaattatgttaatccgtgacttatcagggattttacgggttggtcaacatcgcgaaagataggaatggttactaaaacgggaaggtaagaagctctcctgaaatgtgtccagaaattaccaaattgcggccagtcatgaccatttatccaaaatttactgcagccaatgtatttcgatggccaaggagagccagctactctaatttcaaacgtttaaatggtcgcgaacagtgcaaaccctgccagtgccttgcctgcagttcatggcatgaggacgtccgtaaagcaggaagtcggaagttgaaacctttgacctttacgttgtttatatgtgggcaaacttgtaaacatatttcccagggacaagtctgattttgactagggtcaaagttcgtgtggttaagcgtggttctctcaatTGGGTGGTGTTGCTTAGGGACGTTTTATCTGCCCGCCGTCCGTGGGTGTACGGACGGTGGTCTGCCTTTCAGTTTagctgtgcgttctcgataattttgctgtattttttctcacaaacattggaaattcgtttaagttttaagaaacattaatttttatatgaggaatattctagctcgtatctagacgattttctttgatacagttttttatatggtttggagaactctttggggcggcgtcagataacaagtggaatgagacaacaacattacgttcatgtaaggaaatcatatagcaagtacttcttgcgctggtgcaaactctacgaaatattatgatatcaaagatgttttccatgatagtttacaaggtttcttgtctaaattcgcggaaatcatcaagaataatCTAAAAATactactacacgtaattatgactacattttgtatgtgtagaggtgttgtttgccgttccgaacgtatatgttctacacgtacgcgacgtatgggtatcactgatcagctgatgatggaacgtaattacgtgtaactaaacttctccataacgatatgttaccggcagacatggagataatagcgagtgaatagaaatgacggtgactggtttaaaaaattcacagtgctggtaaaaattctcacaggcttcttaacgtagtggccgacatcatcggtgatgtcagtttgtgtttcgatgttgcgaggtcaccgctcaggtgactttagtgacgggctgctctgagcctcgtcaatcgcttgtacgccagaaaaagaacggtctgcgagtAGTCATGTCGAAAAAGCTGGAAAACTGCGATAGTTTGGTGagttttgagcggatttctggtagtggtaggcccctaataaccatgttgtcgatgagtgttggcaatttggttggaaaattttcgaaatatcgacaaacaaagttgcgacaagcgtgctgtcgggcagaacatggacgttcccatggctgtggtggtgacgttaaagtcaaaaccagccataaaaggcagaaatcccgtccgaaaacaccacagctatggacccaaagctagcctaacagtacaaacgaagttttatagcccgtgcgccgcttctttcgggaaTTTTGCTAACAGCATAAGGCacgattgaaaatcgatgaattccttagactagtagcgaccatggagctagaaactagctccatgtagcgaccaactctcttttattatGCGAAAAAAAGAAACCGCCGTacagtcattctagtcatgagcttggttgctaccgtataccagaaaacaaccgactttaACGTCAAAGGCCTATTGCTGCtacgtactttgagacagaaaataacgatatgttagcggtagacatggagttaatagcgagtgcagagaaatgaaggtgactggtttaaaaaattcacagtgctggccaaaattctccagtgtgtgctcctgctaatgtgtcaccactgtgccttgaatcacgacgcggtttgtaaattatactcgGTATATACACTCGcagaaaacgacgacgtgaagcatacatctatataattttgttgaaaaactcatgaaacggcaactccggcgatctttttctgcttggtcggtcgatactttctggtggcatttgttacacggagcaggaccatgtctgcttagttatgttagaatttggcgcttggcaacgaaaagcatgcgcgtttccagcgttcttttcgatctaacttcccgtttatttttgaataatgagcagtgtttgtttgcgcatatcatgaatatataagcgtccactaggtttacggacgtcctcaggACATGTTTCCctagatcttcataccttctccttttcattaacatcactatctttccgatgttgaccaacccctgataagtccacggattagcataattagttgtgttgactaattaattacagcatgtgtgtatgagagatatacgtccttgtaatggagtgtaaaataaataaagagtcacagaggctaggttaggttatataaaccatttattttatttattccgatcattcagagcatgaagaaagaagagaaaatgatagagaaaacagtgtgaaaaactcagaacctattgggtcgcctgtgccctGGCTTGCATGTTATGCCCTCGAAAGGGCTGTGGTGGAAAGGGCTGGTCTTGCTGTTGTTTTGAACCAGATTTTTGGTGGGATGCTTCACCATGGTCAGTGGCAGAGCAAATGGAACATGTGTGAATGCGACCATGTGCACATGGACTTTTGCAGTTTCCTCGGTTGAACTGTCGACATACCTGGGTGCTTGTTGTTGGCGCAATGTTGTTGTGTAGCTGTAGGCGTGGCATGGAGTTGTCCCAGTAATATTGGTTGCGTGAGGCAGCATTGGTGTGACATTCAGATTTTAAGTGACCTCATTGGCCGCAGGCGAAGCATTTTGGAATCAGCAGATGTGGATGCTGCTGAAAGCATGTAAAGTCTAGTTTATGGTCTGGTACACTCCAAATGTGCTGGTCAGGATATCTGGCCTTGTTAAGACGGAAGGCTTTATCGTACCCTAACCATGCCTCAGGCTTGTAGATCTCAGCCTTGGATGCTATTAATTTGTAGTAACCGCATAGGTCGACGGCTTCGTGAGGGAAGAAGTATAAACTGTAGGCTTGGAATGTTGCAAAGTACTGTGACCATGACTCAAAACTGTCATATTCTTCCGTTTTATGTGGGTTGTGAAGGTGGCCACGCCAGGAGTGTCCGGGTCGAAGGAGACTTGCGTTTTGGTGGTCTGAGTAGAGGATGGGAGGAGGGTGTCGGGGTGTAAATCAGCTAGTTCAATGAACTTACCAGGGTTGGCGAGTGCTGTTAGTGTTGACTGGTCGACGTACAGAAGGTTCAGGTGTGATGGTGGAATTGGTGTGGACTTTTGTACTGGCGGTGGTTGTACGTTGGCGGTGATGACGTTGAGTTCACTCGGAACATTGTTAACCATGGAGGCCACCATGTTTGTGCTGGCGCTGCCAACGGCCTGCTGGTTGACTTCCTGTTGATGAAACGTGGCAGAAGCTGGATCAAGTGTGGTCTGGTAGTGAGTGTGTCGATGACGTCGTCGTTAATCCGGCGGCGAAGAGTCATCGTTGGTTTGATATGCTGCCAAAAGTGATTGGTTGCGTTGAGTTGGTGAGATGTGCCGATTAGTTCAGGCAGTAATACCTCTTGGTGGGCGTTGATGGCCTGGCCCGTCGTGTGTCGAGTGAACATCGGTGGTATGGTTTGAACTTGGAGGAAGTGGTGTTACCGGATCCGACGCAGATGACGTCCTTGGCGGTTGACCCCTGCGTAGCCTGCAGTGACGCTACCGCGGCGGCGATTTCAGACTGGATGAGTTGGCTGATGTATTCGGGAAGGGTTGCACCATCATTGTTATTCGGAGTGGATCGACGTCGAGACTGTCGTGAAGCCTGAGTCTTCTTGGCCTTCGGGGTTGTAACGAAGCGTGCAGGTACACGCTTGGTGTGAGAGGACGGACGGCGAGAGTTTTTAGTTTTGCCCATGCTTCCTTTGAAGGTGAGGAATGCAGCAAACAAAGACACATTCAGTGTGGAACTTGGAGCGAGTTCAGAAAGCAAAGCTCAGTGTGGCAGCTAGCACGTGAATGCTCAGTTTTGGAATGAACGACAACAGGAAACCTCGGTGAAGGTCACGGTTGAATACATTTGCATTTAATAAAGCGTAAGGGATTAGTGACTATGATTCAATGTCCACTGTAAAAGTGCAAAGCTGAAACATAAACACGGCAAAAGGACGCTGGTGAAGCCACACAAAAAAATGACATGTGTAAAGCGTCCCTTCCTTCATTAATACAGATTACATAGCTAGGAAAAATGTAATCATTATACTAACAGTGATGCTGAATGATCAGCAAACTAGAACACTTACTGTATAAATTTTTGAATGCACTTACAGTGGTCAGTAAGAATTAGGTGTTCAGAATTAGAACATACAGTATTTATATTTAGAACGCATTACCATTGTTCAAAGATTGCATGAAATAGAACACTATTTACGCATCAGCATACTGTAATAAGTTTTGAACACAAGCTAGGCGCATGTGCAGACCAATAGAATAGAATATATGTGTTCTGGAAAGCAGaataattctctctctctctctctctctctctctctctctcgctctcgctctctctctctctctctctctctctctctctctctctctctctctctctctctctctctctctctctctctctctctctctctctctctctctcatttaaGGTAATAGATAATATCAAATGCTGTTTCCAATACAGAAAAACTACATACAATACCAATACAGCATATAAGATCGTTAGCACGGTTCACTGAAAAGTTTAATATCACTCAGTATCACCAATGCAGCCTTAGGACATATCTTAAGAAGACAATTATTTAAACTTTCACATCTGTTAACATTTAGGGTATGTGGCACATCTTTGCTCAAGATATcacccattccaacttttccccacaaaGAAACTTGCCAGCTTTGGATTATAACACATACATAATACTATTGTTCTCGAtatttatctacaaatgttagatcAGCCAAATGTTTTGACATCTTTGACGAAACGCGTGTGTGATTGGATAAAATGGCTGTTCTGAGCATTTTTAGTTACCCCTAGGCCTATGTACTGGTCAGACATCATGTTGCCCAGTAGTtctaaacatagacagtagagggggaagtccccctctactgtttATGTTCTGAACTAAACTACGAAAAGCTGTTAAAAGCTGTTAAAAGCTGAGACGCCATGCCGAGATCCTGCTCACGAGTTCTAATATAGGCGTAGATTTAGACCACACGCTACAAGACGGCAAACCTAAGAACTTTCCTTGTGGacgtcattttgttcacttgtacTTTTAGCATGAGGTACCAACTTGTGCGTGgtgttagtattttactgttaacTGGAATAATCGCCACGGCCAATCAaaactttatataaaacagccaaacaaagtatataatatacactgacaatgtatacaatatcatacacaaaacgctatcaacgaagatatgaacggtgtgttgagttgcttttcctttattacataacaataaatacgataaatgaaatgtggtgcCTTGTGTCTACATATTtcacataactgaactgaaacggtcgatgtaacacagatgtagtaacaAATGATTCTCCATCAAAACAAGATTTcaagagaaattgaaacaaaatgacatcaataatacacgAGGGCTGTTCAGCACACATTTATAATATGCAATTGgattagttccaattggtttATATATTCTTtttgttcagctatatgggaattaAAAGGGAAAAGGTTCCAGTCTGCGTATCCTTAAaaaacaaccagatatgaactgaatatgctcacgtgttttacaacaggttcattaatagttgtacgcttcacagaataatgagatatatgttatcactatatgtagcagttttatttcaacttcccacagtactctcagagtttaatcactaactacaaaactttatttaatatgcaaatgagctgttcattaatttgacactgctcaataaTTCATgacacaattagatatccatcagatcaacatttgtagcacgttttattgaatttaatgctgtaattttagagtaatgtcactaattacaaagttcattaaatatgcaaataaaccctaaattaacttgacactgttcaatgattcatagcacagttaaatatttatcaaatcaatatctgtagcacgtttcacaaaattttggtgccgaaatttcagagttatatacctaattacaaagtttatcaaatatgcaaatgaacccttaattaactttacactactaaatgctttacaatacagtaAGATATCTGttgtatcagtatgtgcagcagttttcatcacatttgatgcagttatttcggagttatatgactaattataagacttcatgaaatatgcaaatgagctaattattaacttgac
The DNA window shown above is from Ptychodera flava strain L36383 chromosome 5, AS_Pfla_20210202, whole genome shotgun sequence and carries:
- the LOC139133619 gene encoding uncharacterized protein, with translation MDLSRPNTDSVNTHICKEDYTLSYGRVDNAVAIIQKYGKGTLMTKVDIRYAFRLCPVRKEDWHLLGFKWLDHYFFDRVLPFGLRSAPFLFDHIADAIHWIISRRADTEDLLHYLDDYFGAGPPRPDKCQQLLNTMVSVCHDLGVPTAPEKIEGPSPIIIFLGIELDTIKMVMRLPNNKLTDLIQALPTWIQQQSCTKRQLLSLIGTLSFACKCIPAGRIFIRRMMDLSTTVKCTNDIITLSDDFRLDVQ